The Thermobispora bispora DSM 43833 genome window below encodes:
- the gvpJ gene encoding gas vesicle protein GvpJ yields the protein MSDPARYRQQYPSPASAGGGGTNLGDILERVLDRGVVIAGDIRVNLLDIELLTIKLRLLIASVDTARELGIDWWEHDPWLTGKSRELVDENRRLRERLAAVEERLAETRPVEGHVVEDEPIERRATRRAERRRD from the coding sequence ATGAGCGACCCCGCCCGCTACCGCCAGCAGTACCCCTCGCCCGCCTCGGCGGGCGGTGGCGGCACCAACCTCGGCGACATCCTCGAACGGGTGCTCGACCGCGGGGTGGTGATCGCGGGCGACATCCGGGTCAACCTGCTCGACATCGAACTGCTGACCATCAAGCTGCGCCTGCTGATCGCATCGGTCGACACCGCCCGCGAGCTCGGCATCGACTGGTGGGAGCACGACCCCTGGCTCACCGGGAAGAGCCGCGAGCTGGTCGATGAGAACCGGCGGCTGCGGGAACGCCTCGCCGCCGTGGAGGAGCGCCTCGCGGAGACCCGGCCGGTCGAGGGCCACGTGGTGGAGGACGAGCCGATCGAGCGGCGGGCCACGCGCAGAGCGGAGCGGCGCCGTGACTGA
- a CDS encoding gas vesicle protein GvpG translates to MFGWLIGLPLAPVRLVIRMGQLIQEQAEHELRDPAAVRRRLEAIEEARSAGEISAEEEEQAIDEVLRLMSGTRGG, encoded by the coding sequence ATGTTCGGGTGGCTCATCGGCTTGCCGCTCGCCCCGGTCCGCCTGGTGATCAGGATGGGCCAGCTCATCCAGGAACAGGCCGAGCACGAGCTGCGGGATCCGGCCGCGGTACGCCGCCGCCTCGAGGCGATCGAGGAGGCGCGGAGCGCGGGTGAGATCTCCGCGGAAGAGGAGGAGCAGGCGATCGACGAGGTGCTCCGGCTGATGTCCGGGACGCGGGGAGGGTGA
- a CDS encoding gas vesicle protein K, producing MNEPGRWRFTADPEEVERDLSRLVLTVVELLRQLIERQCLRRMDRGDLTDEQIEMLGLTLMRLEEAMEELCEHFDLTLSDLNLDLGPLGTLLPTDR from the coding sequence ATGAACGAGCCCGGCCGGTGGCGCTTCACCGCCGACCCGGAGGAGGTCGAGCGCGACCTGAGCAGGCTGGTGCTCACCGTGGTCGAGCTGCTCCGGCAGCTCATCGAGCGCCAGTGCCTGCGGCGGATGGACCGGGGCGACCTCACCGACGAGCAGATCGAGATGCTCGGCCTCACCCTCATGCGCCTCGAGGAGGCCATGGAGGAGCTGTGCGAGCACTTCGATCTCACGCTCAGCGACCTCAACCTCGACCTGGGGCCGCTCGGCACCCTGCTGCCGACCGATCGCTGA
- a CDS encoding SRPBCC family protein, with protein MAEEAQRAQQAPEEQVAPTARLAAEAKNLATALAERSLSTVTHKVDEMVGRLTDYAEHGGASLAGASGGKKLGALALKLGEKLPGVGGMLEGLTEGDGRHPVRSALMTYAKEKVKGFFGGGGKGKGRKGKKQKVVNIVESIDIGAPRRIVYDQWTRFEDFPSFMKKVETVEQKSDEKLSWKAQVFWSHRTWESTILEQIPDQRIIWRSQGPKGYVDGAVTFHELGPDLTRVLLVLEYHPQGLFERTGNIWRAQGRRVRLELKHFRRHVMTNVLLHPDDLQGWRGEIRDSKVVKDQETALREERERAGTAAGPAAGEAGEEAQAETGEPAAEEGREEIEEPAAEEGREEEALEEGAEEAEEAEEEEEPEYATASAAPGRRARAAGRPATPRARGAEPPPYEAAEEERPVRRRRPQAH; from the coding sequence ATGGCCGAGGAAGCACAGCGCGCACAGCAGGCGCCCGAGGAACAGGTCGCACCGACGGCGCGGCTCGCCGCGGAGGCGAAGAACCTCGCCACGGCGCTGGCGGAACGGTCGCTGTCCACCGTGACCCACAAGGTCGATGAGATGGTCGGCCGGCTCACCGACTACGCCGAGCACGGCGGCGCGAGCCTCGCCGGTGCGAGCGGCGGCAAGAAGCTCGGCGCGCTCGCCCTGAAGCTCGGGGAGAAGCTGCCCGGGGTCGGCGGCATGCTCGAGGGCCTCACCGAGGGCGACGGCCGGCATCCCGTCCGCTCGGCCCTCATGACCTACGCCAAGGAGAAGGTCAAGGGCTTCTTCGGCGGCGGGGGCAAGGGAAAGGGCCGCAAGGGCAAGAAGCAGAAGGTCGTCAACATCGTCGAGTCCATCGACATCGGCGCCCCGCGGCGGATCGTCTACGACCAGTGGACGCGGTTCGAGGACTTCCCGAGCTTCATGAAGAAGGTCGAGACCGTCGAGCAGAAGTCCGACGAGAAGCTGAGCTGGAAGGCACAGGTCTTCTGGTCGCACCGCACCTGGGAGTCGACGATCCTCGAGCAGATCCCCGACCAGCGGATCATCTGGCGGTCGCAGGGGCCGAAGGGCTACGTGGACGGCGCGGTGACCTTCCATGAGCTCGGCCCGGACCTCACCCGGGTCCTGCTCGTCCTCGAGTACCACCCGCAGGGCCTGTTCGAGCGCACCGGCAACATCTGGCGCGCCCAGGGACGGCGGGTGCGCCTGGAGCTCAAGCACTTCCGCCGGCACGTCATGACGAACGTGCTGCTCCACCCGGACGACCTGCAGGGCTGGCGGGGCGAGATCCGCGACAGCAAGGTCGTGAAGGACCAGGAGACCGCGCTCCGCGAGGAACGGGAGCGCGCGGGGACGGCAGCCGGGCCCGCGGCCGGGGAGGCCGGGGAGGAGGCCCAGGCGGAGACCGGAGAGCCCGCGGCCGAGGAGGGCCGCGAGGAGATCGAGGAGCCGGCGGCCGAGGAAGGCCGGGAGGAGGAGGCCCTCGAGGAGGGCGCCGAAGAAGCCGAAGAGGCCGAAGAAGAGGAAGAGCCCGAGTACGCGACGGCCTCGGCCGCACCGGGCAGGCGGGCGAGGGCGGCCGGCAGGCCGGCCACGCCGCGGGCCCGGGGCGCCGAACCGCCGCCGTACGAGGCAGCGGAAGAGGAACGTCCGGTACGGCGTCGCCGCCCGCAGGCGCACTAG
- the gvpO gene encoding gas vesicle protein GvpO encodes MPPERRRPRYAEEPEPQEAVGESADEAYDEAYDDVYDEEPAYDEEAAYEEPRARRPRRPLTAAAAAQAGLRHIAQLTSRDPEAVTLVAPREHGWVVDVEVLEDHRIPSSSDILAIYEIEMDDEGDLLSYRRTRRYRRGPVEFTEGSS; translated from the coding sequence GTGCCTCCCGAACGACGACGGCCCCGCTATGCGGAGGAGCCCGAGCCGCAGGAGGCGGTGGGCGAGTCCGCGGATGAGGCCTACGACGAGGCCTACGACGACGTTTACGACGAGGAGCCGGCGTACGACGAGGAGGCGGCGTACGAGGAGCCGCGGGCGCGCCGGCCCCGCCGCCCGCTCACCGCGGCGGCGGCCGCCCAGGCCGGCCTGCGCCACATCGCCCAGCTCACCAGCCGGGACCCGGAGGCCGTGACGCTGGTCGCGCCGCGGGAGCACGGCTGGGTGGTGGACGTGGAGGTGCTCGAGGACCACCGCATCCCGTCGTCGAGCGACATCCTCGCCATCTACGAGATCGAGATGGACGACGAGGGCGACCTGCTCTCCTACCGGCGGACCCGGCGCTACCGCCGCGGACCCGTGGAGTTCACCGAAGGATCGTCATGA
- a CDS encoding response regulator — MTGTRDAQRTVTRILLADDHALVRRGLRLILDAEPDLTVVAEAADGAEAVAAAREGEVDLAILDIAMPRMTGIQAAREISRRAPGIRILMLSMYDNEQYFFESLKAGASGYVLKSVADRDLLEACRAAMRGEPFLYPGAVTALIRDYLARARRGERVPDSVLTPREEEIVKLIAEGYSSKEIAETLQISVKTVDRHRANVLAKLGMRDRLELTRYAIRAGLVEP; from the coding sequence ATGACGGGCACCCGGGACGCCCAGCGGACGGTGACGCGGATCCTGCTGGCGGACGACCACGCCCTGGTGCGCCGCGGCCTGCGGCTGATCCTGGACGCCGAGCCGGATCTGACCGTGGTGGCCGAGGCGGCCGACGGCGCCGAGGCCGTGGCCGCGGCCCGGGAGGGCGAGGTGGACCTGGCGATCCTCGACATCGCCATGCCCCGGATGACCGGGATCCAGGCCGCCCGGGAGATCTCCCGCCGGGCCCCGGGGATCCGCATCCTCATGCTCTCGATGTACGACAACGAGCAGTACTTCTTCGAGTCGCTGAAGGCCGGGGCCTCCGGGTACGTGCTGAAGTCGGTGGCCGACCGCGACCTGCTGGAGGCCTGCCGGGCGGCGATGCGCGGCGAGCCGTTCCTGTACCCCGGCGCGGTCACCGCGCTGATCCGCGACTACCTCGCCCGCGCCCGGCGGGGGGAGCGGGTGCCCGACAGCGTGCTCACCCCGCGCGAGGAGGAGATCGTCAAGCTGATCGCCGAGGGTTACTCCTCCAAGGAGATCGCCGAGACCCTGCAGATCAGCGTCAAGACCGTGGACCGGCACCGCGCCAACGTGCTCGCCAAGCTGGGCATGCGGGACCGGCTGGAGCTCACCCGGTACGCCATCCGGGCCGGGCTGGTCGAGCCCTGA
- a CDS encoding DUF6286 domain-containing protein, translating to MTAPGPGAERDGGGRSPDGRVARRAARSALRPTRAVPAFLTALVLLVAGVVTAIEVISALLGRPLRLVPYDTVAGWARSTPWNDTRAMAVAGALALLGLLLLLIALVPGRGRMVALRTGDPDLVIAMPRRALAGRLSRVAREAPGVRRARARIRGSQVDVRARTDLRDTATVSERVRQAVDGELERLAPLQRPRVHVRVRGPA from the coding sequence ATGACCGCACCCGGCCCCGGTGCGGAGCGCGACGGGGGCGGCCGGTCTCCGGACGGGCGGGTCGCGCGCCGGGCCGCACGCTCCGCGCTCCGGCCGACCCGCGCGGTTCCCGCGTTCCTCACCGCCCTGGTGCTGCTCGTCGCCGGCGTGGTGACCGCGATCGAGGTGATCTCGGCGTTGCTCGGCCGCCCGCTCCGGCTCGTGCCGTACGACACGGTGGCCGGATGGGCGCGGAGCACGCCCTGGAACGACACGCGGGCGATGGCGGTGGCGGGCGCGCTCGCCCTGCTCGGCCTGCTGCTCCTGCTGATCGCCCTGGTGCCGGGCCGCGGCCGGATGGTCGCGCTGCGCACCGGGGATCCCGATCTGGTGATCGCGATGCCGCGCCGCGCGCTGGCGGGGCGGCTCTCCCGGGTGGCCCGGGAGGCGCCCGGCGTGCGGCGGGCCAGGGCGCGGATCCGCGGTTCCCAGGTCGACGTGCGGGCGCGCACGGACCTGCGGGACACGGCGACGGTCTCCGAGCGCGTGCGCCAGGCCGTGGACGGAGAACTGGAGCGGCTCGCCCCGCTCCAGCGGCCACGGGTGCACGTCCGGGTGCGAGGCCCGGCCTGA
- a CDS encoding Asp23/Gls24 family envelope stress response protein has translation MTESSTPAERGAHGPDTGRLATERGRTSIASQVVAKIAGMAARQIKGVYDFGTVAARAFGALKGRLGGEESVTRGIAVEVGERQAAADIHLVVEYGTSIPELAEAVRDNVADAVEQMCGLEVTEVNVTVDDVHLPDEEPVGAGTGQRVQ, from the coding sequence ATGACCGAGAGCAGCACGCCCGCCGAGCGCGGCGCCCACGGCCCGGACACCGGGCGCCTCGCGACGGAACGGGGCCGGACGAGCATCGCCAGCCAGGTCGTCGCCAAGATCGCAGGAATGGCGGCGCGGCAGATCAAGGGGGTCTACGACTTCGGCACGGTCGCGGCCCGGGCGTTCGGCGCGCTGAAGGGCAGGCTCGGCGGCGAGGAGAGCGTCACGCGCGGCATCGCGGTGGAGGTCGGTGAGCGGCAGGCCGCGGCCGACATCCACCTCGTGGTCGAGTACGGCACCTCCATTCCGGAGCTGGCCGAGGCGGTGCGGGACAACGTGGCCGACGCGGTCGAGCAGATGTGCGGCCTGGAGGTCACCGAGGTCAACGTCACCGTCGACGACGTGCACCTCCCGGACGAAGAGCCGGTCGGCGCCGGGACGGGGCAGCGGGTCCAATGA
- the gvpJ gene encoding gas vesicle protein GvpJ, with amino-acid sequence MTVTVPPAGGAPAGGGATGSGLADVIDTILDKGLVIDAYVRVSLVGIEVLTIDARVVVASVDTYLRFASAVNRLDLTETQDGLPELVGGLTEGVAHGKSKGVAKGVIEAAGDKLREFAASEEDRRAVRRRRGE; translated from the coding sequence ATGACCGTAACCGTTCCACCGGCGGGTGGCGCACCGGCCGGCGGAGGCGCGACCGGGTCCGGCCTCGCCGACGTGATCGACACGATCCTCGACAAGGGCCTGGTGATCGACGCCTACGTCCGGGTCTCGCTCGTCGGCATCGAGGTGCTGACCATCGACGCGCGCGTCGTGGTGGCGAGCGTGGACACCTACCTCCGCTTCGCCTCCGCGGTGAACCGGCTGGACCTCACCGAGACGCAGGACGGGCTCCCCGAGCTGGTCGGCGGCCTCACCGAGGGGGTCGCGCACGGCAAGTCCAAGGGGGTGGCCAAGGGCGTGATCGAGGCCGCCGGGGACAAGCTGCGCGAGTTCGCCGCGTCCGAGGAAGACCGCCGCGCCGTGCGACGGCGGCGGGGGGAGTGA
- a CDS encoding Asp23/Gls24 family envelope stress response protein — protein sequence MSAQVGGATTVSGRAFVKIAERVAAEDERLAGTPRVTAELAGGAAVVHVDLEVRYPAPVPSVAGDLRERLRHRVSRLTGVPVVNVDIDVVRLVPVGGDSR from the coding sequence ATGAGCGCTCAGGTAGGCGGCGCCACGACCGTGTCGGGCCGCGCCTTCGTCAAGATCGCCGAGCGGGTCGCGGCCGAGGACGAGCGGCTCGCCGGCACCCCGCGGGTCACCGCGGAGCTCGCCGGCGGCGCCGCCGTCGTCCACGTCGACCTGGAGGTCCGCTACCCGGCACCGGTACCGAGTGTCGCGGGAGATCTCCGGGAGCGGCTGCGGCACCGGGTGTCCCGCCTCACCGGGGTGCCGGTGGTGAACGTCGACATCGACGTCGTCCGGCTCGTGCCCGTGGGGGGTGATTCGCGGTGA
- a CDS encoding sensor histidine kinase → MTDRGERGGRPEERRAEVRTDRRAEERGRGSAEGAVAVTRPAAGDGAGPSGAPTGTGPRQIRRRGARLSPAQALFRRLFLSNGLVFTAGTLVLAVSPVTVSAPVLPAEVPVLIVGLGVILAVNAILLRKSLAPLEALTALMRRVDLMGSSARLTDRGNGDLADLIESFNAMLDRLEAERSFSTAHVLAAQEAERQRIAQELHDEIGQTLTVALLELKRVVDRAPRNLREELQAVQETVRSSLDEVRQVARRLRPGVLEDLGLLSALSALAAEFSRASGVPVERRCDPDLPELSSEAELVIYRIAQESLTNISRHAKASRVWLTLTAERGMVRLRITDDGRGGVDREGAGIRGMRERALLIGARLSIDSPPGEGTEVLLEVPLAGRTAERGG, encoded by the coding sequence ATGACGGACCGGGGTGAACGCGGTGGCCGCCCGGAGGAACGGCGTGCCGAGGTGCGGACCGATCGGCGAGCGGAGGAGCGTGGCCGCGGATCGGCCGAGGGCGCGGTGGCGGTGACCCGGCCCGCGGCCGGCGACGGGGCCGGACCCTCCGGAGCCCCCACGGGCACCGGCCCGCGCCAGATCCGCCGGCGGGGCGCGCGACTCTCGCCCGCCCAGGCGCTGTTCCGCCGGCTGTTCCTCTCCAACGGGCTGGTGTTCACCGCCGGCACGCTGGTGCTGGCGGTCTCCCCGGTCACGGTCTCGGCGCCGGTGCTGCCGGCCGAGGTGCCGGTGCTGATCGTGGGCCTCGGGGTGATCCTCGCGGTCAACGCGATCCTGCTGCGCAAGAGCCTGGCGCCCCTGGAGGCGCTCACCGCGCTGATGCGCCGCGTCGACCTGATGGGCAGCAGCGCCCGCCTCACCGACCGCGGCAACGGCGACCTGGCCGACCTGATCGAGAGCTTCAACGCGATGCTCGACCGGCTGGAGGCCGAGCGCAGCTTCAGCACCGCCCACGTCCTCGCCGCCCAGGAGGCCGAACGGCAGCGCATCGCCCAGGAGCTGCACGACGAGATCGGGCAGACGCTGACCGTGGCGCTGCTGGAGCTCAAGCGCGTGGTGGACCGCGCCCCGCGGAACCTCCGCGAGGAGCTGCAGGCGGTGCAGGAGACGGTGCGCTCGTCGCTGGACGAGGTGCGGCAGGTGGCCCGCCGGCTGCGCCCCGGGGTGCTGGAGGACCTGGGACTGCTCAGTGCGCTCAGCGCGCTCGCGGCGGAGTTCTCCCGCGCCAGCGGCGTGCCGGTGGAGCGCAGGTGCGACCCCGACCTACCCGAGCTGAGCAGCGAAGCGGAACTGGTGATCTACCGGATCGCGCAGGAGAGCCTGACGAACATCTCCCGCCACGCCAAGGCGAGCCGGGTGTGGCTGACGCTCACCGCCGAACGCGGCATGGTACGGCTCCGCATCACCGACGACGGGCGCGGCGGGGTGGACCGGGAGGGCGCCGGTATCCGCGGCATGCGCGAGCGGGCGCTGCTGATCGGCGCCCGCCTGTCGATCGACTCCCCACCGGGCGAGGGCACCGAGGTGCTGCTGGAGGTGCCGCTCGCCGGCCGTACGGCGGAACGAGGCGGGTGA
- a CDS encoding GvpL/GvpF family gas vesicle protein: protein MTDTGVYLYAITPETVRGDGLTGIGQAPVYAITHRGLAAHASAVPLDRFGEEPLRRNLEDLDWVEEVARAHHRVVSALAAEGATAPVRLVVVYTGDEQIRDLLDRRHDAFAEVLELVDGRQEWGVKAYATPVPSGGGSGEGRVPAGRGGSGGAKGGGAGLAYLQRRKAALRSRDDLWRRGAAQAERLHAALSAIAVAGRRHRPQDPRLSGRSDCMVLNGAYLLDPDRLPRFTAVLDAFQGQGLDIELTGPWAPYSFTTLELDPPGGAEPAGDTEEGADRR, encoded by the coding sequence GTGACTGACACCGGTGTCTACCTGTACGCGATCACCCCGGAGACGGTCCGCGGGGACGGCCTCACCGGCATCGGCCAGGCCCCGGTCTACGCGATCACGCATCGCGGGCTCGCCGCCCACGCCAGCGCCGTACCGCTGGACCGGTTCGGCGAGGAGCCGCTGCGCCGCAACCTGGAGGACCTCGACTGGGTGGAGGAGGTGGCCCGCGCCCACCACCGGGTGGTGTCCGCGCTCGCCGCCGAGGGCGCCACCGCCCCGGTCCGGCTCGTCGTCGTGTACACCGGCGACGAGCAGATCCGCGACCTGCTCGACCGCCGGCACGACGCGTTCGCGGAGGTCCTGGAGCTCGTCGACGGCCGGCAGGAGTGGGGCGTCAAGGCGTACGCCACCCCGGTGCCGTCCGGCGGCGGGAGCGGTGAGGGCCGCGTCCCGGCGGGCCGCGGCGGGAGCGGCGGCGCCAAGGGCGGCGGTGCCGGGTTGGCCTACCTGCAGCGGCGCAAGGCGGCGCTGCGCAGCCGTGACGACCTGTGGCGCCGCGGGGCCGCGCAGGCGGAGCGCCTCCACGCGGCCCTGTCGGCGATCGCCGTGGCCGGCCGGCGGCACCGCCCGCAGGATCCGCGCCTGTCCGGCCGGAGCGACTGCATGGTGCTCAACGGCGCGTACCTCCTCGACCCCGATCGGCTGCCGCGGTTCACCGCCGTCCTCGACGCGTTCCAGGGCCAAGGGCTGGACATCGAGCTCACCGGGCCCTGGGCGCCCTACTCGTTCACCACGCTCGAGCTCGATCCGCCCGGTGGCGCGGAGCCCGCCGGCGACACCGAGGAAGGAGCGGACCGCAGGTGA
- a CDS encoding DUF488 domain-containing protein — translation MPVTARRVYDEPTSDDGVRVLVDRIWPRGLTKEAARLDEWIKDVAPSAELRVWYGHVPERFPEFRSRYLAELAEPRRQAALQHLRDLSKQGRLTLLTATKDVEHSNAAVLAEVLSDS, via the coding sequence ATGCCCGTCACGGCACGCCGTGTGTACGACGAGCCCACATCGGACGACGGCGTCCGGGTCCTGGTGGACCGCATCTGGCCGCGCGGCCTGACCAAGGAGGCAGCCCGGCTGGACGAGTGGATCAAGGATGTGGCGCCCTCGGCCGAGCTGCGGGTCTGGTACGGGCACGTCCCCGAGCGCTTCCCGGAGTTCCGCAGCCGCTACCTCGCCGAGCTCGCCGAGCCGCGCCGCCAGGCCGCGCTCCAGCACCTCCGCGACCTGTCGAAGCAGGGCAGGCTGACCCTGCTCACCGCCACCAAGGACGTCGAGCACAGCAACGCGGCCGTCCTCGCCGAGGTGCTGTCGGACTCCTGA
- a CDS encoding GvpL/GvpF family gas vesicle protein, producing the protein MSGSTHTTERGTGRAAEAAPPATDRFACYVYGIVPEDVEVSPGTVGVGEPAGQVTLVRHGEIAALVSPVDVDRPLGRASDLVAHERLLDGAAAEVPVLPFRFGAVLTSPEAVVEELLAPHHDQFAAALRQLEGKAQHVLKARYAERPVLLEILRENAEARRLRDRIRDLPEDATRTERIRLGELITQAIEAKREADTQAVLDRFASCTVAANVRDPSHERDAAHVAFLVEHAKADEFAEAVEELSDEWADRVEVRVLGPMAPYDFVVAEG; encoded by the coding sequence ATGTCGGGTTCCACCCATACGACGGAACGCGGGACCGGCCGGGCGGCCGAGGCCGCGCCCCCGGCGACGGACCGGTTCGCCTGCTACGTGTACGGCATCGTGCCGGAGGACGTGGAGGTCTCCCCCGGCACCGTGGGCGTGGGCGAGCCGGCCGGCCAGGTCACGCTGGTCCGGCACGGCGAGATCGCCGCGCTCGTCAGCCCGGTGGACGTGGACCGGCCCCTGGGCCGGGCCTCGGACCTGGTCGCGCACGAGCGGCTGCTCGACGGCGCGGCCGCCGAGGTGCCCGTGCTGCCGTTCCGGTTCGGCGCGGTGCTGACCAGCCCTGAGGCGGTGGTCGAGGAGCTGCTCGCCCCGCACCACGACCAGTTCGCGGCCGCGCTGCGGCAGCTCGAGGGCAAGGCGCAGCACGTGCTGAAGGCGCGCTACGCCGAGCGGCCGGTGCTCCTGGAGATCCTCCGGGAGAACGCCGAGGCGAGGCGGCTCCGGGACCGGATCCGCGACCTTCCGGAGGACGCCACCCGCACGGAGCGGATCCGGCTGGGCGAGCTGATCACGCAGGCGATCGAGGCGAAGCGGGAGGCCGACACCCAGGCGGTGCTCGACCGGTTCGCGTCCTGCACGGTGGCCGCGAACGTGCGCGACCCCAGCCACGAGCGGGACGCCGCACACGTCGCCTTCCTGGTGGAACACGCCAAGGCGGACGAGTTCGCCGAGGCGGTCGAGGAGCTCAGCGACGAGTGGGCGGACCGGGTCGAGGTTCGCGTGCTCGGCCCGATGGCGCCGTACGACTTCGTGGTGGCCGAGGGCTGA
- a CDS encoding Asp23/Gls24 family envelope stress response protein: protein MREIAERVAACPGVAGLSGGRLGTVATPLPGHTVQGVAVHGDEIEIHVAARYGTRLPELARSVRDAVGDLAGGRQVHVVIDDVVIEDAGRGPAKGQQS, encoded by the coding sequence GTGAGGGAGATCGCGGAACGGGTGGCGGCCTGCCCCGGCGTCGCCGGTCTCTCCGGCGGCCGCCTGGGCACGGTGGCGACCCCACTGCCCGGGCACACCGTCCAGGGCGTCGCGGTGCACGGCGACGAGATCGAGATCCATGTGGCCGCCCGGTACGGCACGCGGCTCCCCGAGCTCGCCAGGTCGGTGCGTGACGCCGTCGGCGATCTCGCCGGGGGCAGGCAGGTGCACGTCGTGATCGACGACGTGGTCATCGAGGACGCCGGCCGGGGGCCGGCGAAAGGACAACAGTCATGA
- a CDS encoding gas vesicle protein, with protein sequence MTLETITGTAGTTRGEALAAEGRLPSERVALVDLLDRLLAGGVVIVGDLVLSIADIDLVRISLRAIIASIEGDEPDEPLRGELREGP encoded by the coding sequence GTGACCCTGGAGACCATCACCGGAACGGCCGGCACCACCCGGGGCGAGGCGCTCGCCGCCGAGGGCCGGCTGCCGTCCGAGCGCGTGGCGCTCGTCGACCTGCTCGACCGGCTCCTCGCGGGCGGGGTGGTGATCGTGGGCGACCTCGTGCTCTCCATCGCCGACATCGATCTGGTGCGGATCTCCCTGCGGGCGATCATCGCGTCGATCGAGGGCGACGAGCCGGACGAGCCGCTGCGCGGCGAGCTCCGGGAGGGGCCATGA